The genomic region AGTGAAAACAGGATATCAGGCGGTCTGGAGGTTTTGGCGGAGCGGCTTGTGAACCTCACACACCTAAACCTCAGTGGGAACAAGTTCAAAGACATCAGTATGCTGGAACCGCTGGTGGGTGGAGTTACAGACTCAAACATAAACCCCGTGTTTGTAATAAGACAGATTGGGAATAAATGGTTATTACAGCCATCAGTACTTAGttttgccttttttcttttttttttttttaacagaaaaaGTTGCCCCAGCTGAAGAGTCTTGACCTGTTTAACTGCGAAGTGACCAACCTGGCCGATTACAGGGAGTCCACTTTCAACCTCCTCCCCCAGCTCGTCTATTTGGATGGATATGATATGGATGACTGTGAAGCAACCGACTCTGACGGCGAGGGCGATGGAGTCGATGATGAGGATGACGAAGGTGAGGTGTTGATGTTTTCTGTTCCAGGCTAAAATTGACATTAGCTCTTCTTGATGTTCAGAAAAGTATCAAGAAAAGTTGTTCTTGTTTTGGGCTGATCATGTTTGTTTCACTGCATTACAGACGGTGAGTCAGAGGACTttgatgaagaggaggaggaggatgaagagGACGTAGTggcagaagatgatgatgatgatgatgatagtggtgatgatgaggtgaatttttgcatttttcataAATGTCAGTGGTTTCTCACATTTGGTAATCacacccttatgacaaagaaattacATTgaagcttgatgttttacagtttaaacatgatctTTAttgtaaatataaccaacaaacaTGCTGCACTGCCTTAGTGACCTCTTGGCTTTTATCGTTGCCATTGTAAAGTAAATggtcatataaaaaaaaattatacaaacattgatatgtttgtgaaagacTTATCATTTTCTATGACTGTTGATGTATAAaattttgtaaatagttgtacaaaaataCACTTTGAAGCAttttctgcattttaatgtaaatagttgtatatgaccttgttttttttacatatgtttttgaaatttgcaATTTAGATTTGCATTctgagttataaaaatggtttaacaagtttttaggtttcacagtaaaaaaaaaaaaaatcctttttttcctattcagattttatgtttttgtgtgaatttaggttcactgtgttaatacagtacatcagaatgaaaggaaaactgta from Thalassophryne amazonica chromosome 23, fThaAma1.1, whole genome shotgun sequence harbors:
- the LOC117505490 gene encoding acidic leucine-rich nuclear phosphoprotein 32 family member B-like isoform X5, with protein sequence MEMKKRVSLELRCRSPAEVQELVLDNCRSTEGRIEGITEEFSNLELLSLINVGLTSVADIPKLDKLKRLELSENRISGGLEVLAERLVNLTHLNLSGNKFKDISMLEPLKKLPQLKSLDLFNCEVTNLADYRESTFNLLPQLVYLDGYDMDDCEATDSDGEGDGVDDEDDEDGESEDFDEEEEEDEEDDSCQTKGQKRKRDPEEEDEDDDDD
- the LOC117505490 gene encoding acidic leucine-rich nuclear phosphoprotein 32 family member B-like isoform X2, with translation MEMKKRVSLELRCRSPAEVQELVLDNCRSTEGRIEGITEEFSNLELLSLINVGLTSVADIPKLDKLKRLELSENRISGGLEVLAERLVNLTHLNLSGNKFKDISMLEPLKKLPQLKSLDLFNCEVTNLADYRESTFNLLPQLVYLDGYDMDDCEATDSDGEGDGVDDEDDEDGESEDFDEEEEEDEEDVVAEDDDDDDDSGDDEDGEVNGDLESEEDEDEEDEG
- the LOC117505490 gene encoding acidic leucine-rich nuclear phosphoprotein 32 family member B-like isoform X3, producing MEMKKRVSLELRCRSPAEVQELVLDNCRSTEGRIEGITEEFSNLELLSLINVGLTSVADIPKLDKLKRLELSENRISGGLEVLAERLVNLTHLNLSGNKFKDISMLEPLKKLPQLKSLDLFNCEVTNLADYRESTFNLLPQLVYLDGYDMDDCEATDSDGEGDGVDDEDDEDGESEDFDEEEEEDEEDEDEEEDSCQTKGQKRKRDPEEEDEDDDDD
- the LOC117505490 gene encoding acidic leucine-rich nuclear phosphoprotein 32 family member B-like isoform X4; the protein is MEMKKRVSLELRCRSPAEVQELVLDNCRSTEGRIEGITEEFSNLELLSLINVGLTSVADIPKLDKLKRLELSENRISGGLEVLAERLVNLTHLNLSGNKFKDISMLEPLKKLPQLKSLDLFNCEVTNLADYRESTFNLLPQLVYLDGYDMDDCEATDSDGEGDGVDDEDDEDGESEDFDEEEEEDEEDVVEDSCQTKGQKRKRDPEEEDEDDDDD
- the LOC117505490 gene encoding acidic leucine-rich nuclear phosphoprotein 32 family member D-like isoform X1 — protein: MEMKKRVSLELRCRSPAEVQELVLDNCRSTEGRIEGITEEFSNLELLSLINVGLTSVADIPKLDKLKRLELSENRISGGLEVLAERLVNLTHLNLSGNKFKDISMLEPLKKLPQLKSLDLFNCEVTNLADYRESTFNLLPQLVYLDGYDMDDCEATDSDGEGDGVDDEDDEDGESEDFDEEEEEDEEDVVAEDDDDDDDSGDDEDGEVNGDLESEEDEDEEDEEEDSCQTKGQKRKRDPEEEDEDDDDD